Proteins encoded together in one Pontiella desulfatans window:
- a CDS encoding glycosyl hydrolase, which yields MFKALFYILALSVVSANAQTLSESFREPPDAMRPWVFWHWTNGNVTRDGITKDLEAMKDVGIGGVITFQLSGPKWAPPGPLKFDQQSQVPMIKWAAQEARRLGIDFSLVVDFGYGSGGPHITPDLSMQQLYRSEMPVNGGQRVNVKLPRPNLEATKKQELKKAWFRPGDGFNPKVLDALSETDSYRDIAIFAVPAENTANIKQLEQYDGMSWTPPKKPLDKKLTALAGDEIIDLTDNVNENGELEWDAPMGNWTVVRLGYGSTFKCTRPCPAPEVGLECDRLHPRGIDAHFDHRLKPVLDAAKADNLIDYIFIDSWEAHSQNWTKDFDEEFRKRRGYDLRPWLPVLAGRVVVDADQSERFLWDFRQTIGETMLVNYLDQLEERLKPYGTKLFFEPYGSMCADSLVWAGRGAFPVGEFWSNDKKVPEVPGQPAQLNENNWNLTMKGFSSIANTYGKPRVGAEAFTGQRGWSDHPYLIKGMGDHAFSEGVSHIIFHLSAHQPYDQMKPGITHRKWGQHFHRHQTWWDFSKPYMTYLARCQTLLQAGRRVADVAVLYNEGAPLYLRNTQFSLPPGYDFDLCTPEIIQRMSVEDGDLVLPTGVHYRYLEIQPEKLTLSTAKKIEALRQAGATIYTRSKVEGTPGLAGFPDSNIEVQRLAAQWPVLPKGDWSKVFASEQILPDFTGGSIRWLHRRTADADIYFVANTSYESIRKACLFRIAERVPELWNPETGERFKLPFERLADRRVRATIEFDPAQSWFVVFKDAVSAPEADPFPDYRTVQEIKGPWQLTFDPDWGTDKTIDLSSLESWTESEDPLVRYYSGTAVYRTSFQLDEESIGAASIDLGRVEVMARVILNGNDLGMVWKPPYRIKAADALKPGKNQLEIHVVNTWANRMIGDEQLPLDSEWKDWETLTGWPEWFLNGEERPSGRYTFTTARHYKKDSTLQPSGLLGPVRLVIE from the coding sequence ATGTTTAAAGCACTGTTTTATATTTTAGCCTTATCGGTAGTCAGTGCGAATGCACAGACATTGAGTGAGTCCTTCCGGGAGCCGCCCGACGCGATGCGCCCGTGGGTGTTCTGGCACTGGACTAACGGGAACGTAACCCGCGATGGCATCACGAAAGATCTGGAAGCCATGAAGGATGTGGGCATAGGCGGGGTGATCACCTTCCAGTTGAGCGGGCCCAAGTGGGCGCCACCGGGGCCGCTCAAATTTGATCAGCAAAGCCAGGTGCCGATGATCAAGTGGGCAGCACAAGAAGCACGGCGGCTTGGAATCGATTTCTCGTTGGTCGTTGATTTTGGCTACGGCAGCGGCGGCCCGCACATCACGCCCGATCTATCGATGCAGCAGCTGTATCGTTCGGAGATGCCGGTCAACGGTGGCCAGAGGGTCAACGTTAAACTGCCGCGTCCCAACCTCGAGGCGACGAAAAAGCAAGAGCTGAAGAAAGCGTGGTTTCGTCCCGGCGATGGGTTCAATCCCAAGGTGCTCGATGCGTTGTCGGAAACGGATTCCTATCGGGATATCGCCATCTTTGCTGTTCCTGCCGAAAACACAGCGAACATAAAGCAGTTGGAACAGTATGACGGGATGTCGTGGACGCCTCCGAAAAAGCCGCTGGACAAAAAGCTTACCGCTTTGGCGGGGGATGAGATTATCGACCTGACCGACAACGTGAACGAAAACGGCGAGTTGGAATGGGATGCGCCCATGGGCAACTGGACGGTCGTGCGGCTCGGTTATGGAAGCACCTTCAAATGCACCCGGCCTTGTCCTGCCCCGGAGGTTGGGTTGGAATGCGACCGCCTGCATCCCCGGGGCATTGATGCGCATTTTGACCATCGCCTCAAGCCGGTGCTTGATGCAGCAAAAGCGGATAACCTCATCGACTATATTTTCATTGATAGCTGGGAAGCGCACAGCCAGAACTGGACGAAGGACTTTGACGAAGAATTCCGCAAGCGACGCGGTTATGACCTGCGCCCCTGGCTTCCTGTTCTGGCGGGACGGGTGGTGGTGGACGCCGACCAAAGCGAACGTTTCCTCTGGGATTTCAGGCAGACCATCGGCGAAACCATGCTGGTGAATTATCTCGATCAGCTCGAAGAACGGTTGAAGCCCTATGGAACGAAGCTCTTTTTCGAACCCTATGGAAGCATGTGTGCCGACAGTCTGGTTTGGGCGGGCCGGGGCGCCTTTCCGGTCGGTGAATTCTGGTCGAATGACAAGAAGGTTCCTGAGGTTCCGGGGCAACCGGCGCAGCTGAATGAAAACAACTGGAACCTCACCATGAAAGGTTTTTCCTCCATTGCCAATACCTATGGAAAACCGCGGGTCGGTGCCGAGGCCTTTACCGGGCAACGCGGCTGGAGCGACCATCCATATTTGATTAAAGGCATGGGCGACCATGCCTTCAGCGAGGGCGTCAGCCATATCATTTTTCATCTTTCGGCTCATCAACCCTACGACCAGATGAAACCGGGCATCACCCACCGCAAATGGGGGCAGCATTTTCACCGCCACCAAACGTGGTGGGATTTCAGCAAGCCCTACATGACCTATCTGGCCCGTTGCCAAACCCTGCTGCAGGCGGGTCGGCGGGTGGCGGATGTCGCCGTCCTCTATAACGAGGGCGCACCGCTCTATCTGAGAAACACCCAGTTTTCTTTGCCGCCTGGTTATGACTTTGATTTGTGCACGCCGGAGATCATTCAGCGGATGTCGGTGGAAGACGGTGATCTTGTTTTGCCAACGGGGGTGCACTACCGCTATCTGGAAATACAGCCCGAAAAACTGACCCTTTCTACCGCGAAAAAGATCGAGGCGTTGCGCCAGGCCGGGGCAACGATATACACCCGCTCAAAAGTTGAAGGCACGCCGGGGTTGGCCGGATTTCCTGACTCAAATATCGAGGTGCAACGGCTGGCGGCCCAATGGCCGGTGCTACCGAAAGGCGACTGGAGCAAGGTCTTTGCCTCTGAGCAGATCCTACCCGATTTTACGGGCGGTTCCATTCGCTGGCTCCATCGCCGCACCGCCGATGCCGACATCTATTTTGTGGCCAACACCTCCTATGAATCCATTCGCAAGGCCTGTCTCTTCCGTATTGCAGAGCGGGTGCCGGAGCTGTGGAATCCGGAAACGGGCGAGCGGTTCAAGCTGCCCTTCGAGCGTCTGGCAGACCGGCGTGTGCGGGCGACGATTGAATTTGATCCGGCGCAGAGCTGGTTTGTTGTTTTCAAGGATGCCGTGTCAGCGCCGGAAGCCGATCCTTTCCCGGACTATCGAACGGTTCAGGAAATCAAAGGCCCCTGGCAGCTGACGTTCGACCCGGATTGGGGCACGGATAAAACCATCGACCTTTCATCACTGGAGAGCTGGACAGAAAGCGAAGATCCGCTCGTGCGCTATTATTCGGGAACCGCCGTCTATCGCACCTCCTTCCAGCTCGATGAAGAGTCGATTGGAGCAGCTTCGATCGACCTCGGTCGCGTCGAAGTCATGGCCCGCGTTATCCTGAACGGCAACGATCTCGGCATGGTCTGGAAGCCGCCGTATCGAATAAAGGCCGCGGATGCGCTCAAACCCGGAAAAAATCAATTGGAAATCCATGTGGTCAACACCTGGGCCAACCGGATGATCGGCGACGAGCAACTCCCATTGGATTCGGAATGGAAAGATTGGGAAACCCTGACGGGCTGGCCGGAATGGTTCCTTAACGGCGAGGAAAGGCCATCCGGCCGTTACACCTTCACCACCGCTCGGCACTACAAGAAAGACTCAACGTTGCAGCCCTCCGGCCTGCTGGGCCCGGTGCGTCTAGTAATAGAGTAA
- a CDS encoding family 78 glycoside hydrolase catalytic domain, producing the protein MNLRLSSLIRLSVLVFIIQVCAFGQVQVADLRCEYAVDPLGVDVAHPGLGWRIESDGMGQKQTAYQIVVASSLEKLKGDEGDLWDSGKVSSGQTLHIPYSGSELQSGMECHWKVRVWDKDGSQSEWSAPSKWVMGMLNPGDWTAKWIKAPHPKLDGLKIISATYGDSKGKETIDVKELLEALLEQNKPITVSSKTFGGGKKANNYVLNVEYELKGTKHKLTVNSKDVVAFDEQSRKGKAAPHFRKAFVLNGVPDSARITVNAAAFFELFVNGEKVGQDVLTPAIAAVKKRSFSVTYDIQPYLKKGNNCIGLWVGHWDGPFSNEVKVRAQLAAVVNGKPFALSTDESWETRNSGRYTTKSGSFGGELVDARELVPDWSLPGSTSKGWSPAVVDKGDMGKSENQSCPLNRIGKVIPAVSVKAIGKGLYEIDFGTALTGWCRLKMPRLQPGTTVTMTFADNKSPDQDSKMEKLGVSGWYQTFGQVSRFISAGQSDEVFQHRFNYAAFRYVVVEGLPAAPKVSDATAMLVESDLEPVGAFECSNELLNRIFDLNEWTLRCLNLGGQSVDCPHRERKGYGGDGQTPVEGVMTGFRADGFFRKWLTDWKHVQKADGSLPNTAPQGFGGGGPAWGGFVAAVTWRHYLYYGDRRVLEENYDTVRKYVEYMEEVSRNNGDILTGKTGRFSFIGDWVAPGRGMDSKNMPSHEAREIFNNCYRIYHLQLYMKMAHALGKDAEVAKYQKVIEKIRPIIHKQFYDADSGTYVYDQQAYYILPLMTGVVPEALRSKVLKDLEKNILVTRDGHLDTGLLGTYFLLEYLREIGRSDLLFTIFNQTTYPGWGYMLEQGATTVWEQWNGHWSHIHSCFPSANNWLYQGLGGIQADPAGPGFKKFIVKPEIVGDVIWVKAYHDSPYGRIVSNWKREEGSFTMKVTVPPNSTGTVYVPATSSASVMVNGKAVAKNAYVTFIRQEQGRFVFNVEPGTYTIVSKWDD; encoded by the coding sequence ATGAATTTAAGGTTATCCAGCCTAATCAGGCTTTCAGTTCTGGTTTTTATAATACAGGTCTGCGCATTCGGGCAGGTTCAGGTTGCGGACTTGCGCTGCGAATATGCGGTTGATCCCCTAGGGGTTGATGTTGCCCATCCCGGACTGGGCTGGCGGATCGAGTCGGATGGGATGGGGCAGAAGCAGACGGCCTATCAAATCGTGGTTGCGAGCTCTCTGGAAAAGCTGAAAGGGGACGAGGGTGACCTGTGGGACTCGGGCAAGGTGAGCTCCGGACAGACTCTTCATATCCCGTATTCAGGCTCCGAGCTACAGAGCGGCATGGAGTGCCACTGGAAAGTCCGGGTTTGGGACAAGGACGGATCGCAAAGCGAGTGGAGTGCTCCATCGAAATGGGTGATGGGCATGCTCAATCCAGGCGATTGGACGGCCAAATGGATTAAAGCGCCGCACCCCAAACTCGACGGCCTTAAGATTATCTCTGCCACCTACGGCGATTCCAAAGGCAAAGAGACGATCGATGTGAAGGAGTTGCTGGAGGCCCTGCTTGAGCAAAACAAGCCGATCACCGTCAGCTCCAAGACGTTCGGCGGGGGCAAAAAGGCTAACAATTATGTGCTGAATGTGGAGTATGAACTGAAGGGGACAAAACATAAGCTGACGGTCAATTCCAAGGATGTCGTTGCTTTCGATGAACAATCCCGGAAGGGCAAAGCTGCTCCGCATTTCCGGAAGGCATTCGTGTTGAATGGCGTTCCGGATTCAGCGCGGATCACGGTCAATGCGGCAGCGTTTTTTGAGCTGTTCGTTAATGGGGAAAAGGTTGGGCAGGATGTCCTGACCCCGGCTATTGCTGCCGTAAAGAAACGAAGCTTCTCTGTCACCTACGATATACAGCCCTATCTGAAGAAGGGAAACAACTGCATCGGGTTATGGGTGGGGCATTGGGACGGGCCGTTCTCTAATGAGGTTAAGGTGCGTGCCCAGCTCGCCGCGGTGGTCAATGGCAAGCCCTTCGCCCTCAGTACCGATGAATCGTGGGAAACCCGCAACAGCGGACGCTACACCACCAAAAGCGGCAGCTTTGGTGGAGAACTCGTGGACGCCCGCGAACTCGTGCCCGACTGGAGTTTGCCCGGCAGCACCTCAAAAGGATGGAGTCCGGCGGTGGTGGATAAGGGCGATATGGGCAAAAGCGAAAACCAATCCTGTCCCCTGAACCGCATCGGAAAAGTCATTCCCGCCGTCTCCGTTAAGGCCATCGGCAAGGGGCTCTATGAGATCGATTTCGGTACCGCACTGACGGGGTGGTGCCGCTTGAAGATGCCTCGGCTCCAACCGGGGACGACGGTGACCATGACCTTTGCCGATAACAAATCCCCCGACCAAGATAGTAAGATGGAGAAGCTCGGCGTCTCGGGCTGGTACCAGACCTTCGGGCAGGTCAGTCGGTTTATCTCCGCCGGCCAGTCCGATGAAGTCTTCCAACACCGGTTTAACTACGCCGCTTTCCGTTATGTGGTTGTTGAGGGGCTTCCCGCAGCACCGAAGGTTTCGGATGCCACGGCCATGTTGGTTGAATCCGATCTGGAACCGGTTGGGGCTTTCGAGTGTTCCAATGAGCTCCTGAACCGGATCTTCGACCTAAACGAATGGACGCTGCGCTGCCTGAACCTCGGCGGTCAGTCTGTGGATTGTCCGCACCGCGAGCGCAAGGGTTACGGCGGCGATGGCCAGACGCCGGTCGAGGGAGTTATGACCGGGTTCAGGGCCGACGGCTTTTTCCGTAAATGGCTGACGGACTGGAAGCATGTTCAAAAAGCGGACGGCAGCCTACCCAATACTGCGCCGCAGGGATTTGGCGGTGGTGGGCCGGCGTGGGGCGGCTTTGTGGCGGCGGTGACCTGGCGCCATTATCTCTATTACGGCGACAGAAGGGTATTGGAGGAAAACTACGATACCGTCCGTAAATATGTTGAATATATGGAGGAGGTCAGCCGGAACAATGGGGATATCCTTACCGGAAAGACGGGAAGGTTCAGTTTTATCGGAGACTGGGTTGCTCCCGGCCGGGGGATGGACTCCAAAAACATGCCCAGCCATGAGGCCCGGGAAATCTTCAACAACTGCTACCGGATCTACCACCTGCAGCTCTACATGAAGATGGCCCACGCCTTGGGCAAAGATGCCGAAGTCGCTAAATACCAAAAGGTGATCGAAAAAATCCGTCCGATCATCCACAAGCAATTCTACGATGCCGACTCGGGAACCTATGTCTACGACCAGCAGGCTTACTACATCCTGCCGCTGATGACCGGCGTCGTTCCCGAAGCCCTGAGGTCAAAGGTACTCAAGGATCTGGAGAAAAACATCCTGGTTACCCGGGACGGCCATCTGGATACCGGCCTGCTGGGCACCTACTTCCTGCTGGAATACCTGCGTGAAATCGGCCGGAGCGACCTGCTCTTTACCATCTTCAACCAAACAACCTATCCCGGCTGGGGCTACATGCTGGAGCAGGGCGCCACGACGGTATGGGAGCAATGGAACGGGCACTGGTCGCATATCCATTCCTGTTTCCCATCGGCCAACAACTGGCTTTATCAGGGGCTTGGCGGAATCCAGGCCGACCCGGCGGGGCCGGGCTTTAAAAAATTTATTGTCAAACCGGAGATCGTCGGTGACGTCATCTGGGTGAAGGCGTATCATGACTCTCCGTATGGCCGGATCGTCAGCAACTGGAAACGGGAGGAGGGCTCCTTCACCATGAAGGTTACTGTTCCGCCCAACAGCACAGGCACCGTTTATGTTCCGGCCACTTCGAGTGCTTCCGTCATGGTAAACGGCAAGGCGGTGGCAAAAAACGCGTATGTAACATTTATCAGGCAAGAGCAGGGTCGGTTTGTCTTCAATGTTGAACCCGGCACCTATACCATTGTTTCGAAATGGGATGATTAA
- a CDS encoding alpha-L-rhamnosidase-related protein, with the protein MRKKLSHLFWPIEGWKWILLLLTGGMSVYAQPSALRCEYLENPLGIDVREPRLSWVVPSMVRGDMQTAYQINVSSTPDGKGDLWDSGKVESDESIHVKYRGKPLTSGQRCYWTVETFGKDGASHGISEQATWTMGLLEPSAWKGPWIHAAGAPATAHVWYRKKVVLDRDADAAFAYVASRGFHELYVNGKKVDDRLMAPTLTSLDKRIHYVTYDISEFLEKGENVIAVWYGPGWTTFGSYKKGFRGIRAQINIESKGKTVSIPSDASWKWKLSSSEHVGGWGHRHAGGDKVVANRLEPDWNVVGYDDGSWSHAAESDFDTTLVAEMINPDRMIETIPVTAVEKVGDSYQISLAKNFTGFIEVALKGEPNTDAVIKIKDDRKDDPNGEYGEFGQTGYFTFDEKGEGVFRNRFNYMAGCEIEISRVTAKPELKAFAVSNDFKQRGAFESSNELLNKIYETDLWTFRANTLNGVTMDCPHRERLGYGEVAFATCWGIGLPNYEAGSYYTKMIQGWMDVQHPDGNIYFVAPTPNKTWGGPLWSSAPVTLTYELYRAYGDKGIIEKSYPTMKKWLDFLNGNLSEGILAVYDGGNRFLGEWSAPNGRKNNGKTQEAVLFNNCVYAMILDMFVEMADAVGNRADAEEYAARLSALRTHVHQAFFDEEQNHYINTIQTHQALPLLSGVTPPEKRAAVMKVFEKEILETTPYLDMGSSGLPVLLKFLIEEAQRSDIVYTHLNKTTHPSYGYFLSRGETTWPEYWSSDKASKIHTCYTGIAAFFQKGALGIQTDASAVGFKHFKVKPGVFGDLDWAQGSAFSMYGTIRTAWKKEKDGRFTLNVTVPGNTTADIYLPKPECANRKWAIHEGLGVCWKNGVYVDGVPGITGANEEDYFVIVHVGSGEYRFEAGFFDGEEAEGNVKQRRSK; encoded by the coding sequence ATGAGAAAGAAATTATCACATCTTTTTTGGCCTATTGAGGGCTGGAAATGGATCCTGCTTTTACTGACCGGCGGAATGTCGGTTTATGCGCAACCCTCGGCGCTTCGCTGCGAATACCTGGAGAACCCGCTGGGAATTGACGTCCGCGAACCCCGTTTAAGCTGGGTGGTGCCCAGTATGGTGCGAGGAGACATGCAGACGGCCTATCAAATCAATGTTTCCAGCACACCGGACGGCAAGGGCGACTTGTGGGACAGCGGCAAGGTGGAATCCGACGAATCAATTCATGTAAAATACCGGGGAAAACCCTTAACGTCCGGGCAGCGCTGCTACTGGACGGTGGAAACCTTTGGCAAAGACGGCGCGTCGCACGGAATCAGTGAGCAGGCGACCTGGACGATGGGACTGCTGGAACCGTCGGCCTGGAAGGGGCCGTGGATCCACGCCGCAGGCGCTCCGGCCACCGCGCATGTTTGGTATCGGAAAAAGGTGGTTCTGGACCGCGATGCCGATGCCGCGTTTGCGTATGTGGCATCACGCGGATTCCATGAGCTGTACGTCAATGGAAAGAAGGTAGATGACCGGTTGATGGCACCTACTTTAACCTCGCTGGATAAGCGGATTCACTACGTAACCTACGACATTTCGGAATTCTTAGAGAAAGGGGAGAATGTCATTGCCGTCTGGTACGGGCCGGGCTGGACGACCTTCGGGAGTTATAAAAAAGGGTTCCGGGGCATCCGGGCCCAGATCAATATCGAGTCCAAAGGCAAAACGGTTTCGATTCCTTCTGATGCAAGCTGGAAGTGGAAGCTGAGCTCCAGTGAGCATGTCGGCGGCTGGGGCCATCGACATGCGGGGGGCGATAAGGTTGTGGCCAACCGTTTGGAGCCGGATTGGAATGTGGTTGGATACGACGACGGTTCATGGAGCCATGCTGCGGAGTCAGACTTTGACACAACGCTGGTCGCTGAGATGATTAATCCGGATCGGATGATTGAAACCATTCCGGTCACAGCGGTCGAAAAGGTTGGTGATTCCTATCAGATCAGTCTGGCCAAAAACTTCACCGGCTTCATTGAGGTTGCGCTCAAGGGCGAACCGAATACCGACGCCGTCATCAAAATCAAGGATGACCGGAAGGATGATCCCAATGGCGAATACGGCGAATTCGGACAGACGGGTTATTTTACTTTTGATGAGAAGGGCGAGGGCGTTTTTCGCAACCGCTTTAATTATATGGCCGGCTGCGAGATCGAAATCAGCAGGGTGACGGCAAAACCGGAGCTCAAGGCGTTTGCGGTCAGTAATGACTTCAAGCAACGCGGCGCGTTTGAGTCGTCCAATGAGCTGCTGAACAAAATCTACGAAACGGATCTATGGACCTTCCGGGCGAACACGTTGAACGGCGTGACAATGGATTGCCCGCACCGCGAGCGGCTCGGGTACGGAGAGGTGGCGTTTGCCACCTGCTGGGGGATCGGACTGCCCAACTATGAGGCCGGCTCCTACTATACAAAAATGATTCAGGGATGGATGGATGTGCAGCACCCCGACGGCAATATCTATTTTGTGGCTCCGACGCCGAATAAAACCTGGGGCGGCCCGCTGTGGAGCAGCGCGCCGGTGACTCTCACCTATGAGCTGTACCGGGCGTATGGCGACAAAGGCATCATTGAAAAATCCTATCCGACGATGAAAAAGTGGCTCGATTTCCTGAACGGGAACCTTTCTGAAGGCATTCTGGCTGTCTACGACGGTGGCAACCGTTTTCTCGGCGAATGGAGTGCCCCCAACGGGCGCAAGAACAACGGGAAAACTCAGGAAGCGGTGCTGTTCAACAACTGTGTCTACGCCATGATTCTCGATATGTTTGTGGAGATGGCCGACGCCGTTGGGAACAGGGCCGATGCCGAAGAATACGCGGCGCGGCTGAGCGCGTTGCGAACGCATGTGCATCAGGCATTTTTCGACGAAGAGCAAAACCATTACATCAACACGATTCAGACGCATCAGGCTCTGCCGCTGTTGTCCGGTGTTACGCCGCCTGAAAAACGCGCGGCGGTCATGAAGGTTTTTGAAAAGGAGATTCTCGAAACCACGCCGTATCTGGATATGGGCAGTTCCGGCCTTCCGGTTCTCTTGAAATTCCTGATCGAGGAAGCGCAGCGGAGCGATATCGTTTACACGCATCTGAACAAAACAACACATCCCTCTTACGGATACTTCCTGAGCCGGGGCGAGACGACCTGGCCGGAATACTGGAGCAGCGACAAGGCGAGTAAAATCCATACCTGCTATACAGGGATCGCCGCGTTTTTCCAGAAAGGCGCGCTCGGCATTCAGACGGATGCGTCCGCAGTCGGGTTTAAACATTTTAAGGTAAAGCCCGGCGTGTTCGGCGATTTGGACTGGGCTCAGGGCAGTGCGTTTTCAATGTACGGAACCATCCGCACGGCCTGGAAAAAAGAGAAGGACGGCCGCTTTACCTTAAACGTGACGGTGCCCGGCAATACGACGGCCGATATTTACCTCCCGAAACCGGAATGTGCAAACCGCAAATGGGCGATCCATGAAGGGCTGGGCGTTTGCTGGAAGAACGGTGTTTACGTGGATGGAGTTCCCGGGATTACGGGAGCCAACGAAGAAGACTATTTTGTCATTGTTCATGTGGGCAGTGGAGAATACCGATTTGAAGCCGGATTCTTTGATGGCGAAGAGGCGGAAGGAAACGTCAAACAGCGGAGAAGTAAATGA
- the istA gene encoding IS21 family transposase: MQWWTDIRRKVLVEGVSKRQVKAEYRIHTKTLEKILAHPKPPGYRMAQPRPKPMIGPFLGRIDEILRQDRELPKKQRHTAKRIFDRLKEEGYTGGYTQVKDAVRNARVRLKDVYIPLAHRPGEAQMDFGYALAKINGQLRKVAFFVMSLPYSDAVYVQAYEKICTEVFWDGHVRAFTFFDGVPCRISYDNERVMVAKVMKRHQRKLTDGFLQLQSHYLFKEHFCNVARGNEKGVVESMVRYTRSNFMVPVPEVRSFDELNRMLEERCREELGRKLRGKDGTKGQLLADERGRFIDLPVVPFESCRVRTCTASSLSLVRFDGNDYSVPVRYAHYETVVKGYIDRIVVCRGDECIAEHPRLWGKAGVHFNPVHYLALLERKPGGLDHARPLEDWKLPSCFRDLRSRLEADLDGEGTREYIKVLRLLEKHSPKELARAVEQGLRCGASSRDAIAQFLIPRPEWRCTRFNLDGHEHLRHVQVASADVADYNRLLGQEVGA; this comes from the coding sequence ATGCAATGGTGGACCGATATCAGACGAAAGGTGCTTGTTGAAGGCGTCAGCAAGCGACAGGTTAAGGCCGAGTACAGGATTCACACCAAGACGCTGGAGAAGATTCTGGCGCACCCCAAGCCTCCGGGATACCGGATGGCCCAGCCGAGGCCGAAGCCCATGATCGGGCCGTTTCTCGGTCGGATCGACGAGATTCTCCGGCAGGACCGGGAGTTGCCAAAAAAGCAACGGCATACGGCCAAGCGGATTTTTGATCGCCTGAAAGAGGAAGGATACACCGGCGGGTATACGCAGGTGAAAGATGCCGTGCGCAACGCCCGGGTGCGTCTGAAGGATGTCTACATTCCGCTGGCCCATCGGCCCGGAGAGGCGCAGATGGATTTCGGCTATGCCCTCGCTAAAATAAACGGCCAGCTTCGGAAGGTCGCATTTTTTGTGATGAGCCTGCCGTATTCGGATGCGGTTTATGTGCAGGCCTACGAAAAGATCTGCACGGAGGTTTTCTGGGATGGGCATGTGAGGGCCTTCACCTTTTTCGATGGCGTACCCTGCCGTATCAGCTACGACAACGAGCGGGTGATGGTGGCCAAGGTGATGAAGCGCCACCAACGCAAGCTCACCGACGGGTTCCTCCAGCTCCAGAGCCACTATCTGTTCAAGGAACACTTCTGCAACGTGGCCCGAGGTAACGAAAAGGGCGTGGTCGAATCGATGGTGCGCTATACTCGTTCCAACTTCATGGTTCCGGTGCCGGAGGTTCGTAGCTTTGATGAGCTCAACCGCATGCTTGAAGAGCGTTGCCGGGAGGAGCTTGGGCGTAAACTGCGGGGCAAGGACGGAACGAAGGGGCAGTTGCTGGCCGATGAGCGTGGCCGTTTTATTGATCTGCCGGTCGTGCCGTTCGAGTCCTGCCGGGTGCGAACCTGCACCGCCAGCTCCTTGTCGCTCGTGCGTTTCGACGGCAACGATTATTCGGTGCCCGTGCGCTACGCCCACTACGAAACGGTGGTCAAGGGCTATATCGACCGGATTGTGGTCTGCCGGGGCGATGAATGCATCGCCGAACATCCCCGGTTGTGGGGCAAGGCCGGCGTCCATTTCAACCCCGTGCACTATCTCGCACTGCTCGAACGCAAGCCCGGCGGGCTCGACCACGCCCGGCCATTGGAAGACTGGAAACTGCCATCCTGCTTTCGGGATCTGCGCAGCAGGCTGGAGGCCGATCTCGATGGCGAAGGAACCCGGGAGTACATCAAGGTGCTGCGTCTGCTCGAAAAGCATTCACCCAAGGAACTGGCCCGGGCCGTTGAGCAGGGGCTGCGTTGCGGGGCCTCCTCCCGAGACGCCATTGCCCAGTTCCTCATTCCCCGGCCGGAATGGCGATGCACCCGGTTCAACCTGGATGGACACGAGCATCTACGCCACGTGCAGGTCGCCAGCGCAGATGTGGCCGATTACAATCGCCTGCTCGGACAGGAGGTGGGCGCATGA
- the istB gene encoding IS21-like element helper ATPase IstB, whose translation MSAQTSSHVLLEHYLKTLKLPSILREHRKMASVCQAEGADYSTYLLRLIEQEIHDREQRAAERRLKSARFPVVKTLDSFRFEEQPSINQPLVRELAHGEFIKERENVLLIGNSGTGKTHLATALAFAACQMGFKVRFFGVTALVTQLLERREERQLDRFFKQLERSDLLVLDELGYVPFSKLGAELLFEVVSRAYERTSLVVTTNLPFESWTEVLGSQRLTGALLDRLTHRVHILEANGESFRLQDSLRRRGQRQKTKKP comes from the coding sequence ATGAGTGCACAGACCTCGTCACACGTACTGCTGGAGCACTACCTCAAAACGCTCAAGCTGCCGAGTATCCTGCGGGAGCACCGCAAGATGGCCTCGGTCTGCCAGGCCGAAGGGGCCGACTACTCGACCTACCTGCTGCGGCTCATCGAACAGGAGATTCATGACCGGGAACAACGGGCCGCCGAACGCCGGCTCAAGTCCGCCCGTTTCCCCGTCGTGAAAACCCTCGATAGCTTCCGGTTCGAGGAGCAGCCATCGATCAACCAGCCGCTAGTGCGGGAGCTTGCCCACGGCGAGTTTATCAAGGAGCGGGAGAACGTATTGCTGATCGGCAACAGCGGAACCGGAAAAACCCACCTCGCCACCGCCTTGGCGTTCGCCGCCTGCCAGATGGGCTTCAAGGTGCGGTTCTTCGGCGTCACCGCCCTGGTCACGCAGTTGCTCGAACGCCGGGAGGAAAGGCAGCTTGACCGGTTCTTCAAGCAACTCGAGCGCTCCGACCTGCTCGTTCTCGATGAACTCGGCTACGTTCCGTTCTCCAAGCTGGGGGCTGAACTGCTTTTCGAAGTCGTCAGCCGGGCCTACGAACGCACCAGCCTCGTGGTGACCACGAACCTGCCCTTCGAATCATGGACGGAGGTGCTGGGCTCCCAGCGGCTTACCGGAGCCTTGCTCGACCGCCTGACCCACCGGGTCCATATCCTCGAGGCCAATGGTGAAAGCTTCAGGTTGCAGGACTCATTGCGCCGCCGGGGACAGCGGCAGAAAACAAAGAAACCGTAG